The genomic window AAGGAACAAAATCTTTCCTGCTGCATTATAATTTCCCGGCTTTCTGTACTGGCGAGGTAAAATTCATGGCCGGACCGGGGAGACGGGAAATCGGACACGGCATGTTGGCGGAACGGTCATTGATTCCCATTCTGCCCTCCAAAGATGACTTCCCATACACCATCCGCATCGTTTCCGAAATTCTGGAATCCAACGGGTCCTCTTCGATGGCATCGGTTTGTGGCGGCGCACTCTCCTTAATGGATGCAGGTGTCCCCATCAAGGCTCCGGTGGCGGGTATTGCCATGGGGTTGATAAAAGAAGGCGACCGCTCCGCGATCCTTTCCGATATCTTAGGCTCTGAAGATCACCTGGGAGATATGGATTTTAAGGTAGCGGGAACGCGCGAGGGTATCACCGCCCTGCAAATGGATATTAAAATCGGTGGCCTCGACAAGGAACTCATGGGCCGCGCTTTGGAACAGGCAAAGGAAGGACGTTTGCACATATTGGGTGAAATGGAAAAAGCCCTCTCGACACCCAGAGAAGAGATGTCGGTGTATGCACCGCGAATCGTCACTCTCAAAGTTCCCAAGGATAAAATCCGCGACATCATCGGAGCGGGAGGCAAAGTGATTCGAGGAATAATTGAACAAACCGGCGTCAGCATCGATATCAACGACGATGGCATCGTTTCTATCGCATCCACCGACAAGAAAGCTTCGCAGGCGGCGATTGACATCGTTCAAAGCCTGATCCAGGAAGTGGAGGTCGGCAAAATCTACCTCGGGAAGGTCAAGAAGATTGTTGATTTTGGGGCCTTTGTCGAAATCCTTCCCGGCACCGACGGGCTCGTCCACATCTCTCAGGTTTGCGACCGGCGCATCAAGAGCGTGACCGATGAAATCCAGGAAGGCGATGAGATCAAAGTCAAAGTGATCGACGTCGATTCCCAGGGCAAGGTCAAACTCAGCAGGAAGGAAGCTTTAAGAGAAGAGGCGGCGGGAGTATCGTAAAGGGCCATTTTCATAAGGTTTTCGCCTGCAAAGGTTAGCTTTGACTTTGAATACTACCAGACACTCCTGGCTGGATGATTAAATTGTCCAGCCAGGAGACCAAATTTTAACACCAGCCGGAGTTGAGAAATCCGAATTCCGTTAATTCCTGCACAAAAAAACTCCTCCTCACCTAAATTTTTTACCCCTCCCGCCCATTAAAACCGGGTCATCCAAAACTTTTCAATTGCCAGACGATTGACTTTCCACATCAAATAACCCCAATAAAACCAAATTTTTCAAACTTTTTTTAAATAAACGCTCTATTTTTGGTATAATTTTAAAGATTTACATTTATCGTTACAAATATTCTTAAAAGGGCCTTGCCATAAATTTAACAATTCGTGTTATCCGATAAATTCGGAATAGAGATTTTATGAAAAAGCTACCAGAGTTTCTATTGATGAACAGTGTCCCCACCATGGATTTGTTAAAATCTCGTGTCCTTGTTCCCTCAAAATGCAAGCGTAAACCTCCCTTGCTATTTTTCATTCACCCCTTTCATCTCATCAACAAAAGATTCCGGAACAATACACCGACCACGAAACCGTTTTCACGAAGAGTCGATCGGGTGATAACAGACGGACCGACAATGCGTTCCATTTATACAGGGTCTTTTAACGAGAGACTGTCGTGAACTTAAACCGTTTGGCAATTCCTCTATTATGTGGAGTAACAACTGCCTTTCTTGGGGCAATTGTCCTGGTCGGCTGGAATTTAAATGTCCCCGCTCTTGTGCAGGTCCACCCCTCGTTTGCTCCCATGCAGTTCAATACAGCCCTAGGTTTTTTGCTTTGCGGATTGGGGCTGTATTTTTTAAGTTTCGGGAAATTTGGTTTAAGCAAAGTTCTTGGAAGTCTCGCGGTATTAATGGGTGCACTGACCCTAATAGAATACGGGTTCGAGATCGACCTTGGCATAGACCAGATTTTTATGGACCATCACATCACGACAAAAACCTCCCATCCAGGGCGAATGGCTCCCATCACCTCCCTTTGTTTTTTCTTAACCGGTCTCATCCTCCTCAGCCTGGCAAGCCCAGTTAAAGCAACAAAAAAAATGGTTTTTGCTGCCATTTCTACCATGATAATCCTGGTCGTAAGTTCCAGCGCATTTCTGGGTTATATGGTTCGTTTAGAAACGACTTATAGTTGGGGCAACCTGACCCGAATGGCCTTGCATACCAGTGTGGGTTTTATATTTCTTGCAAGCGGTTTCACGTTCCGCATTTGGCAATTGGGGGAAAAGGTCTTCAGGAAGTTTCGCCTCTTCCCCCCCCTGCTGGCCAGTTCGGCGGTGTTTTTACTGGCAATCTCTATATCCGCTGCACAATATTTAAAAGGACAGCAAAATATAAAACAGAAAATTCAAGTCAAAGCTGAGAACATAAAAACCACGCTGAAAGGACCTGTAAAACTCCAGACGAACGCCTTGATCAGAATGGCTAAACGCTTTGACGGGCATGGTGACACTTTACAAACGGTTTGGGAAGAAGACGCAAAAAATTATTTAGATGGTTTCAACAACTTATTGGACATCAAGTTTGTCGGTCCGGATTATCTCGACCGCTGGGTCGTTTCTCCTGAAAAGCGTCTCCCGGAGGTCAATTTCAATTCATCTAATGAACAAATAAATTTAAAAGAATATGAAAAATCCAGAGAAACCAAAAACGTTTGGTTCACCAAATCCTTCGATATTGCACAAGGAGTCAGAGGAACCCAGGCGATCATCCCCGTATTTTCAAAAGATAAGTTTCTGGGTCTCATCGTTGCAAGTTTTAATATAAATCATCTTTTAAATGACATATTGGAAGGGCAGCATATCCAGGAGTTTTCTTTAAAAATATATGAAAATGACAAAGAGATATTTAAACTTGGAGCACCCAGTGAACAATTACAAGACAGGTGGGACCATTTGGAAGAAGTGAAAATTTTTAATATTCACTGGTTATTGCATCTTAGGCCCACACAAGAATGGGTTTCAAAAGAAAAATCATATTTCGCTCTGGTCTTACTTTTTGCAGGATTATTCATCGGTTGCCTTTTCGGTTCCACAATTTATTTTTTCCAGCGAGCCGAGATTGAGGCGGAAAAAAATCTTGCTGCGAGTAAAACCCGGAAAAAGGCGATAGTAAATAACGTCATCGATGGGATCATCACTCTTGATGAACGAGGGATCATCGATTCTTTCAACCCCGCCGCCGAACGCCTGTTTGGGTACGTCCCATCTGAGGTCATAGGACGAAATGTCAAACTATTGATGCCGGAACCTTACAGTAGTGAACACGACCAGTATTTAAAAAATTATATCGAAACCGGAGTTACAAAAATTATCGGCATTGGCCGGGAGGTCGTGGGCCTGCGGAAAGATGGATCGACCTTTCCTCTGGACCTCGGAATCAGCGAGATGTATCTGGGTGAGATCCGCATGTTCACTGGAATCGTTAGAGATATCACAGAGCGCAAAAAAAGTGAACGGGAGATGGGGGAATACACTCAAAGCCTAAAAAAGGCCAATGAAAAACTTTACACGTCGAATAAAGAGCTGGACGACTTCGCCTATATTGTCTCTCACGATCTAAAGGAACCTCTACGCGGAATTTACAATTACGCGACCTTTATCAAGGAAGATTATGAAAATAAATTAGACGATGAAGGACATGAGAAGTTGGATACTCTTGTCAGGCTCTCTCAGCGCATGGAAACATTGATCAACAGCATTCTCCAATACGCTCGGTTAGGGCGCAATGAATTAATGGTTAAGGCGGTCGATTTAAACAAATCCCTGGACGAAACCCTGGAGAACCTTGAGGTCACCCTTAAGGAATTCCATGTAGAAGTACGAATTCCCGAGCCTTTACCGAATATAGTTTGTGATGAAACCCTGGTTAAAGAAGTGTTCCAGAATTTGATCGCCAACGCCATCAAATACAACGACAAGGCTGAGAAGTGGGTCGAAATCGGTTCTAACACCATCGAATGTTCGTCCAACGGGAATGGGAAACCCACAGACAAAATGACTTCTTACGTTCTTTATGTAAAGGACAACGGCATAGGAATTCACGAAAAATATTTCGATTCCCTATTCCGGATATTCAAACGATTGAATGGGAGGAAAAAATTTGGAGATGGAACCGGCGCGGGAACGACGATCGTAAAAAAAATCATCGAAAAACACAATGGCAAAATCTGGTTGGAATCAACCCTTGGCAAGGGGACTACTTTTTACTTTACCCTGGAGAAAACGGAGCATGAACAACATCAAATCCAATAACTGGATCCTTATAGTGGAAGACAGCGATACGGACTATGAAGCCACTCTGCGGGCTTTTAAAAACTCTAAAATGGCCAACCCTATGAATCGTTGTGAAGACGGAGAAGAGGCTCTGGATTATCTTTTTAGAAGGAACCAGTTTTCCGACCCTCAAACCTCGCCCCGCCCGGAGATGATCATGCTGGATCTCAATCTTCCCGGAACCGACGGCAAGGAAGTGTTGGAGGAAATAAAAAAAGACCCCCACCTTAAAAGCATTCCGGTCATCATTCTCACAACTTCTTCTGATTCAACCGACATTAAAAAATGCTATGACGCAGGCGCCAATTCCTACATTGTTAAGCCCGTTGACCTGATAGGGTTTTTTGAGGCCATTAAAAAGCTCAAGAATTTCTGGTTCGAAGTCGCCCTTTTACCTGCAAAGGAATTTTAAAAATGAAAACCCAGCAAAGTTTGCTGAAAATCCTCATCGTAGACGACGGTATGGAAGACCGTCAGATTTACAAACGTCATTTAACAAAATCTTTTAACTCCAATTCTACAATTTTCGAATGTGAAACCGGGCAAGAGGGCATAAGATTGTGCAACGAAGAAAATCCGGATTGCATTCTTCTCGACTATTCCCTGCCCGATATGGACGGCCTGGAATTTCTCACGCTTCTTCGGGAAAGAGGATACCCCGGGGCGGTCATCATGCTCACCGGCCAGGGCAGCGAAGAAGTGGCCGTCGAGGCGATGAAAGGCGGTGCACTGGATTACCTGATCAAAAATGAACTTTCTACCCAAACCCTGCACACCACCATCCTAGAAGCAGTGAATCACAATGAAATGGATGAAGCCAAAAAATGGAAGACACAGGCCCTGATAGACCCGCTCACCCAAGTGCTAAACAGAAATGCTTACGACTTATCGATCGAACAAGTCATTCACGAGTATCGGCGTTATAAAGACCCCACCGTTCTCGTCATCGCGGATATCGATGATTTCAAAATGTACAACGATAATTTTGGACATAAAACCGGAGACCAGGTCTTGCGCTCGGTAGCCATCTCGATAAAAAACTCCATTCGGTCCTCGGACCTGGTTTTTCGTTACGGGGGGGAAGAGTTTGCCATCATTCTAAAAAAAGTTTCTATCGATCAGGCTAAAAAAGTGTGCGAAAAAATCCGCTCGGAAGTAGAGAATAGATTTTTCCCCGACAGGGTAAGAAAGCTGGATGTGACCATAAGTTTGGGAGCAACCGCCATCGAGGAAGATGATACCGAAGAGATGTTATTCAAGAGAGCGGACCAGGCCCTTTACACAGCCAAGTCCAATGGAAGAAACCGTATGGAAGTTGTGATGGCTTAAGTCACCGGATGTTCAAAGACCTGCGCTCACCGGATCCCTTAAAAGGAAATTTTCCAATCCTTGAGACCATCGAGAGTCTGGAAATGGGTAAGATCAAAATGAATCGGTGTGATGGAAATATGGTTTTTTGAAATCATGACACAATCGGTCCCCTCCTCCACATCATCGAGCCGCATTTCTCCCGCCAGCCAGTAATAGGTGTTGTTGCGCGGATCCGTCCGCTTATCGAAAGTTTCAATGACCCGCGATTTTCCCTGGCGTGTGATCGACACTCCGGCAATCTCGTTTCTGGGAACGGCGGGAACGTTGATGTTTAAGGAAACCCCTTCCGGCAGTCCCTTTTTCATCACCTGAGGCACAAATTTGCGGGCAAATTCCGCGGCGGTGGAAAAATCCGGGTTATCGTACGTATTCAGAGAAACCGCGATCGCCGGAAGCCCCATGATCGCCGCTTCCGTAGCCGCAGAGACCGTCCCGGAATAGATGGCGCAGGTGCCCAGATTCCCCCCCAGATTGACTCCCGAGATCACCAGTTCCGGAGGATCGTCGAGAAGAACCGTCACTGCGATTTTAATGCAGTCCGCCGGCGTGCCGTTGACCGCGTACCCAATAAGCTCGCCATTTTCGACTACTTTTCGGGTTTTGAGAGGGTTCGACAAAGAAATGGCGTGTCCTACGGCGCTTTGCTCTGTCTCAGGAGCGACCACCACCACATCGGCAATTTTAGCGATTTCCGCCCGCAGGGCCTGAAGCCCCGGAGCGGTGAATCCGTCGTCATTGGAAAGTAAAATCATTAAAAAACCCCCGCTGGCGGGGGAAGAAAGCGGGGTCTACGAAACCTGGTTCACACCTCCTGCAAGGAGAGCGAACCTGCCCGTAAACCACTTAAGAGCCTCCGGGTTAAAGAGAAAGAATGGCTTCTCAAAAACCCATCGCCCTGAATTTTGGGTCCAGCCGTACGCTGGTTAGTTTTGTTTCTCAAAATACTCCAGAGAGCCTTTAGGATCGGGCTTCATACCGCCCTCGCCTTCTTTCCAGTTCGCCGGGCAGACTTCCCCATTTTTTTCATGGTATTGCAGGGCATCGACCATTCGCAAGGCTTCGTCGATGTTTCTTCCGAGCGGCAGGTTATTGACCAGTTGATGCTGAACGATTCCATCCTTGTCGATCAAAAACAGGCCTCTAAAAGCCACACCAAAATCAGCCAGAACGTCGTAATCCTTGCTGATCTGCTTGGTCACATCCCCCACCAGCGGATAATTGATCGCCCCCAGGCCGCCTTTTTTGCGGTCGGTGTTTCTCCACGCTAAATGAGAAAACTTGCTGTCTATGGAAACGCCGATCACTTCTGTATTGCGCTTTTTAAAATCGTCGGTTTTAGTGCTGAAAGCAATGATCTCCGTCGGGCAGACAAAGGTGAAATCCAGGGGATAGAAAAACAAAATCACATATTTACCTTTGTAATCCGACAGTTTGATCTGCTTGAAACTTCCATCGGGCATGACCGCATCGGCAGTAAAATCAGGTGCGGGCTTGGCTACTAAATTGGACATATGAATCACTCCTAAATGAAAGAAATTTTTTTGAAGGGGTATAATCTATCATAAAAATCTCCCCCTGTTCAAATCAGATCGTTCTCAAATCAAGCTCCAGGGGAAATAAGTGAAACAATCTGTTTTGAAGGACTTAGCCGATAAAGGCGAAACCATGCCATTGCTTGACAGGCCAAGTACCGCTAACTAGAATGAATGAAGCCCGTTGATTGCCGGGGGAAGCTGAAAATCCCCCTGATATCAAGAGCCATTTCGGCAACTTCCAATTCAGGATAAAAAATGGATTCTCCAGCAGTCCGGAAAAGACTGACTTTCGCTATAATTCTGACGTTTCTGGTGTTATGCGCGGAAGCCATCGGCGGCATCCTGGCCAACAGCCTGGCCTTGATCAGCGATGCGGCTCACATGTTCGGCGATGTCTTCGCCCTTTGTCTCAGTCTGTTCGCCCTTAAAATCGCCCACAGTCCCTCCACCAATACCAAAACATTTGGCCTTCACAGAGTCGAGATTTTCGCGGCTTTCATCAACGGCGTCCTGCTTTTCCTCATGGCCGGATGGATCGTGTATGAATCCATCGAGCGCTTTCAGAATCCCCAGGCCGTGGACAGCCTGACCGTTATCATCATCGCCACCATCGGCTTAGCCACCAATTGTGGCGTCCTGTACTTTTTCAGGGACCCCGCCATGCACAGCCATGATCTCAATATGAAGAGCGCGTTTTTCCATGTACTGGGAGACATGTTGGCGTCCATTGGAGTCATCGTCGGCGCCGTCACTATGATGTTCACCGGATGGTATATCATCGACCCTGTTCTGAGCGTGGGGATCGCCCTGATTCTCGTCTGGGGAGCCAAGACCGTTCTGGCCGATTCCCTGCACATTCTGCTTGAAGGAGTTCCCAAGGGAATTTGCGTCGCTGAAGTGGAACGCGAATTGACTGCGATTCCGGCCATCCGGGAAATTCACGAATTGCATATCTGGTCGATTTGTTCCAACATCTATGCGCTCAGCACCCATGCTCTGGTGAACGACCAAAAGGTCAACCAGGTCGAATCAGTATTAACCGAAATCCAGGAACTGTTGAAAAATAAATTCAACATCACCCATTCAACCGTGCAATTCGAATCGCGCCCCTGTCAGGAAGGCGAGGTTCTTTGCGAAATAAACCACTGATACGATGAAAATCCTTTTTCTGGGAACGGGTACCTCCACAGGGGTTCCCTCCATGTGTTGCAACTGCGAGGTTTGCCGGTCAAGCGACACTAAAAACAAGCGGCTCAGGGCATCCGTCCTGGTCAGCAACAACGGACACAATATCCTGATCGATACGTCCACCGACCTCAGGCAACAATGTCTCGCCCACGGAATTCAGCACATAAACAGCGTCCTCTACACCCATCATCACGCTGACCACGTGCACGGCATCGACGAATTGCGCAGTTTCAATTTTTTTAACAAAACCATCATCCCCTGCTATGGGAACGAACCCACCGTCGAGGAATTGA from Nitrospinaceae bacterium includes these protein-coding regions:
- the surE gene encoding 5'-nucleotidase SurE; its protein translation is MILLSNDDGFTAPGLQALRAEIAKIADVVVVAPETEQSAVGHAISLSNPLKTRKVVENGELIGYAVNGTPADCIKIAVTVLLDDPPELVISGVNLGGNLGTCAIYSGTVSAATEAAIMGLPAIAVSLNTYDNPDFSTAAEFARKFVPQVMKKGLPEGVSLNINVPAVPRNEIAGVSITRQGKSRVIETFDKRTDPRNNTYYWLAGEMRLDDVEEGTDCVMISKNHISITPIHFDLTHFQTLDGLKDWKISF
- the prdX2 gene encoding peroxidase yields the protein MSNLVAKPAPDFTADAVMPDGSFKQIKLSDYKGKYVILFFYPLDFTFVCPTEIIAFSTKTDDFKKRNTEVIGVSIDSKFSHLAWRNTDRKKGGLGAINYPLVGDVTKQISKDYDVLADFGVAFRGLFLIDKDGIVQHQLVNNLPLGRNIDEALRMVDALQYHEKNGEVCPANWKEGEGGMKPDPKGSLEYFEKQN
- the rcp1 gene encoding response regulator — its product is MNNIKSNNWILIVEDSDTDYEATLRAFKNSKMANPMNRCEDGEEALDYLFRRNQFSDPQTSPRPEMIMLDLNLPGTDGKEVLEEIKKDPHLKSIPVIILTTSSDSTDIKKCYDAGANSYIVKPVDLIGFFEAIKKLKNFWFEVALLPAKEF
- the dmeF gene encoding cation transporter yields the protein MDSPAVRKRLTFAIILTFLVLCAEAIGGILANSLALISDAAHMFGDVFALCLSLFALKIAHSPSTNTKTFGLHRVEIFAAFINGVLLFLMAGWIVYESIERFQNPQAVDSLTVIIIATIGLATNCGVLYFFRDPAMHSHDLNMKSAFFHVLGDMLASIGVIVGAVTMMFTGWYIIDPVLSVGIALILVWGAKTVLADSLHILLEGVPKGICVAEVERELTAIPAIREIHELHIWSICSNIYALSTHALVNDQKVNQVESVLTEIQELLKNKFNITHSTVQFESRPCQEGEVLCEINH
- a CDS encoding diguanylate cyclase response regulator, translating into MKTQQSLLKILIVDDGMEDRQIYKRHLTKSFNSNSTIFECETGQEGIRLCNEENPDCILLDYSLPDMDGLEFLTLLRERGYPGAVIMLTGQGSEEVAVEAMKGGALDYLIKNELSTQTLHTTILEAVNHNEMDEAKKWKTQALIDPLTQVLNRNAYDLSIEQVIHEYRRYKDPTVLVIADIDDFKMYNDNFGHKTGDQVLRSVAISIKNSIRSSDLVFRYGGEEFAIILKKVSIDQAKKVCEKIRSEVENRFFPDRVRKLDVTISLGATAIEEDDTEEMLFKRADQALYTAKSNGRNRMEVVMA